aTGCGTAATTAGGAGCCCGAGACAAGGGCTATTTTATTGATtctctattttttgttgttgttgctgtaatTACGCGGCTATTcgattttgttgatttttgtattgttGCTGTTCGGCTTGTGTCCGCGCGGCGCCTAACCTTGACATTCGATTTTGCCCccctcacacgcacacactagcaaaatgtacatacatatgtacatatgtatatgcatggCATTAAAacactgcttctgctgctgctgctgctcatttcCCAGTATTTTCTATTTTGGAAGGTTCTGGCGCATGCCGTGACCAGTCGAAAATAGTACAATACCACCCACTTTTCCGATTTGCCGAGTCATCATGGCATTGGTATATCTTAGTTTTCactcatttaatttcatacatatgtggcTGGTGTGACGTCACAGATTGCTCACACGCAGCCGGCATTACCCCTCTTtctggaatggaatggaatgggatggaaCGAAGGGGCATGGGattgggtgtgggtgtgtggctTGATAAGGATAAACGGTAAATTGATCGAGAAGTTGCCTTCAACCATTTCACCATTGAATGCAAAACTGCGGTGACGTCACAGCAGGTGCGAAAGCATTGGAATGAGACAAATCGTGCCAAATGAgtgtgagaaagagagagagagagtaaagcaacaacaagatATCCATATCGTATTGCTTTCCTGATCTGTCATCATGATAGTGCAGAAAATCCCCTCACGAGAACATTCACATGACTCACTCACACGTGcgttctccctctccttccctctctctctctctatctctttgtATATCTATGCCGCATGCCTATGCTTCTCACGATcaattatttacattttatgCATGTATGCGAAAGCCAATCAAAGGCCTTTTCATGTTCCGATTCCTTTTTGGTTATTGTTTGTCGTTTGTGACATTCGCAATTATTATCGCACGATGACTGGGCCGAGTAGTAGATATCTCCTCCACATAGATAATGTATACCGTACATACAGGTATTATTCTTTGGCCTTGCATTAAGTCAACCTTCGTTggagtccccccccccccccccccccccccctctccaaTCATTATCAAACGCGCCATAAAATCAACCACCAGCTCCATTGGTGTGCCTTGATGTTCCGCTAATTGTTTTACAGTTACAGTGTGGGATCTCTCACCCGCATATGCATGCACGTAGAACCAATCTCTCTCTGCCATCTCCCACGGGATGTCCGCGttcaaaaattcaatttcttaTCGGCTTTCATAAGATTTTAAAGCATACTCATCGTGATCGTGACTAAGAGAGATCATGCCCCAAACTGCCGCCACAGACAAGTTCCACGCGTGTGACCGTTCGCCTATGCATTAGGCAATGTCATTCAATGCCGAATTAAAATTCCTTTCAAGTGTGTCCCCCCGCCAATTATGGCTTACGGCATGTGCCGTGTCCTTGCGTTGCCaggaaatgcaattaaaaccacaacaaaaatgcGATAAGTCACAGTTTTGTTACTCTATTGATTGCTTATGGAATTTGCACTTGCATTTAGTTGATTGTTTAATTGTTTCGGGATCGGAAACCTTAGGGAAGAACTACGAAGGGAAACGGAGGGCAGTGTCTTAAGGGGAATCAGGATGGATATACACTCCCTTCACTGGGCTTACTGATGCGCCTGGATCGAACAGCCTCGATCTTTATAGAGCGGATTGGGGCGCCACGGCACCAATGTGCTGTTTTTGTTGACACAAAATAAACACTCGTGTGTTTTTCAATTAGCAATCCAAGTCGAAAATTAACGAAAATAACTATCACAGCTGGAAGCGAAATCCAGATGTGTCACATGAGAATATTACGGTTAACGGTTAACGGATTACGGACTACGGACTACGGATTATGGACACCCGTGTAACACAATGCCCGGACAAGTGTTCTCTCGGGCTGCCGATAACGATTACGATGGCGGAGATCTGTTTTTTGTGCGAGTGCGTCACTGCGGACGGGGGACTCTTCTACGGCGGATGGCATTCTGCCACTTTCTCGCACTTGTttgtttgcaatttgtttgcacATCCAGTTTACGCAATTGAAAACGCAGATGTCAGATGTCAGACATCCCCCCTCCCGCCGAACGATAGAACAGTCCGAACAGTCCACAGGCTGTTCTGCTAATTAAACATTGGCTGACTCAAATTAATATACGAAAGTACACTCCAACAACAGTACATACGATAGTagtatatttatatgcattCATTTGCACAAGTGCACGCCACACAATGGGCCGCAAGCAGCGAAAATCGTTAGGGAATTGACAAGCACGTGTTCGTGTCACTTCTGCTACGGGGGAAGAGGCATTTGGCGGTGGCGCCATTATTCAAATTACTCATACTCTTAATTAATAACAGATCATTCGAATATCGTTGCCATATGCTGTATGGCCAAAGATTGGCCATCAAATTTGCCACATGGAAATGAGAGGCACTAAGAATTCGAAGGAAACGTATCCTTCAAGATGGTGAGCACACGACTATGCATAGTTCTGAACTAGAAGAGCAGAGGGCAGTCCGATCAACCACAATAAACCCTTATCAGCGAGACTGAAGTCCAAGcatcatgcacacgacatgcatGTGGTGCTTATACCATTCACCGGCATTCCCTTTGGCAGAATTCGCTGTTCCAATGGATAGAGCAGAGGCCAGTCCCAACAACCACAATAAACCCTTATCAGCGAGACTCaagtcatgcacacgacatgcatGTAGTGCTTATACCATTCACCGGCACTCTCTTTGCCAGAATTCGCTGGTGCCGTAGAACTAGATATGTATATTCGATCTAGAAGGCAATTTGTTTCTCTTAATGCCATAACCACATGATTATTCCGTTCAGCCTCATCATATAATCGCAATCCTGTCGTCCAACTGTAGCCTGTAGTCGCTCGATTCCCAGTCAATTAACAAATTATGAATGCAtattgaaataataataattcgcTGTCGCACGCCCTCCATTCTCATGGCTAGGGAAATACTATGTACTCCTATGAGTATTCTATACATTTTGCAGAATTTACATCCCACACACGACAGCCACTCTTGGGTTTTTGGCCTTTCgctttgggtttgggtttgggtccGGTctacggtacggtacggttGCGGGGTTGCGGGGCCTGTACcatggccaaaacaaaatttattaCGTCGCAATTTTCGTGTGCGACGACCGTTTTATGagcggcgtatacgtaatctGTGTGTATACGTTATCTTGTATTATTTTTCCTATGCAACGATCAAGCAAGTGCCCGTACCCGGGcctgtccccgtccccgtccccgtgcCCGTCCCTGTGCCTCCGTAGCGACGCGACGCGATGCATTATGCAAAACATTGTAACACTGTAATTGTTTGATTTCCCCATTTCCCGATTTCGTTTTCGATATTTGTATCCAAGTATGCAAGCATCTCCCTTGCTGTCTGTCTAGTCTGTATGCATTCGACCCTgagaagcgagagagagagagagacggcaGAAGGCTTTGCAGAATGTGTTGCCGATACTCTCGTTTGccctgcactgcactgcactgcactgcttCCTTACGCATTCGGGCCCTAGGGTCAAAGAAGGAAGATCCTTCCTTTGTCCGTTGCACAAAGGTATCACATGTGCCCCGAGTGGAAGATATCTTTCGGTTCGGACAGTTCTTTTTGGCCAAAGGTTTTCTTGGAAAATCGATAACAAAACGATTATAATTGATAACGTTGTACATCAGTCGTGGTTTATCGTTCTCAAGGGTCCCCCAATACCCAATCAAAATATGAATCATCACGCCGATCCAAAGCCCCCCCACTGAAGAATCCCCTCTATTGATAGCACTCTGCCTCCCGTTTTACTGTTTTCCTATGACAAGgcgaaaaaaaacgaagaaacgcgtgagcaaaaaaaaagtgtcaaATAATTGTTGATACTCGTATTGCTGCTTGCCCTTCGGTAATTTCAGTTGCGTTGGTCAGGAGCACAGCAcgcccggacccggacccggacccgcaCCCAGACCGAGACCCACAAAGAGACACGGAAAGTGAGAGCCGGCGAGAGACGTGCCACATGCTACATGTGGGAGCGCCTAGTGACGTCGAAATTAAGGCGAATGTgctaaaataaaagtatttacaAAACGAATTGAACAAATTAGTGAAAGCAAAAcgaaactaaaaataaaaagaaggcACAAATGGGACACACCAGAAAGAAACATGCGAATGAAAATCGTATTCGAATGATTTTCGGTATAGATCGATCGACCGATTCCAATGCATTTTTGCAGACTCGTTTGTATAGGGATTCCTGTTCTTAGAAGACCAACTCGCGTCACAGAAATGGTTTTCATTTGGAAAAGTCATTCAACAATCCATCAGACTTATCTGATTATGATTCAGGCTATGAAACGTTACAAAATAACTATAAATAATGTTCTAGATCGAATGCCAGATAATTATAgataaaataccagaaaatactagataaaatacaagaaaatgctagataaaataccagaaaatgctagataaaataccaaaaaaatactagGTAGTATATAGCCTTGGCCTATTCAAGCCGATCTCTTCATACGATGTCGGATCGCAggatttctctcagtgtatgATCTTCTGCCTGTCAGCGTATAAACTAGAGCCCTGCCTGAGCCTGAACCGCTAGACGTATGGATTCGGCGGGTTTCGGTATTCGTTCGGTCGGTTAGGATCTGCGACGCTTCTCGGCTTTCGCATTCCATCAAAAAACGCTCGCCCAAAACGGACCGAACGAAACTAGTATCGCCATTTTTGCTGtgtttttcatttgattttctgcCAGAGAAAACGAGAAGGGAACACACAAATTTGCAAATctgcaatttgttgtttgtgtgccTGAAAATCTTGATTTGTTGTGGGCAAAGACAACAGTCACGAAGCCCAAACTGTTGTTTTATGGCTTTGCAGtttggaaattgaatttcggATATAGCAAAACAATGTTTTgcgccaaacaaaagccaTATATGGATGCCGCTAAACAATGTTTCAGTGGAAAAAAACCCCGTTGTATTTTTTGAGTCACTTCAGAGATTGCGTATGAAatttgctgatcttcatccgCAGTAATCGCACTCAGTGAATCGGGACTGAAGGAATGATTCATGATGATCGAAAGCATCAAAGAGGCATTAGCTTCAGGCAGGGCTCTTCCTTAGGATGTGCCTTGCCTCTCCGGCACATGGCCGTTATTCTTGTCATTTTCCTATTTCATTGCTGTGCtcagagagagcaagagagaaagCAGAAGAAGACGATGAGCGCCTGGCCTCTCAGAGAATATTTGTCATGAGGAAAACATCTTtgcaagaaacaaaaactgtTTGAACAACATACAATAGCAAAAACACACTGAAACATGCCTGGCAGTCGGGGCACACGGATGGGGTAATGGTAATGATGGGGCTTAACATCTAGTAGTTTGCTTAATCCAGAACGAGGGAAAGACAGAACGTAGTAGATGCCGTAAGCATTCCAAAGTCCCTCAATCTCTCAAGCCCCGCGGCGAGGCAATGCAATTACCAAATGAGGGGCACTTGGGCCATCTTATCTAACGTCGTATACTCCGTCCATGTACAccatgtacatatactcggtactcgttgctcgttgctcgttactcgtacccgtacccgtacgtATCTGCTGTAAGTATCATTGTATGCTGCTTTTGTGCAATTGAAGCTTATCTAAGCGCATTTGCATTGCCATTCATCGCTCCCACACAGGGTGCGGGGTTTTTTTTCGGGCCCTGCTCTAAGTATCTCGTTTCCTGCAgggcagatacagatatatcAAGCATATAGAAGCACTCCTGAACCATTTACGCGTGGAATTTGTGAAGAGTGGCCAATGATCACTGGATCGAagttcccataagcgaacggcaGGGGATGGTTGGTTGAACGCACAGCTGTGGCACGGTATTGGGTTTCCCGTTTAATTGGAAGCGAATGACTCTGGCACCTTGCATCTGTGACGACCAGTTGCAATGAATAGGGTCCCCAGAAAAGAGCCACAATTGGTGTGGAAATACTCGGAAACGTGGTGCCGACCCGACTGTTCTTCGAAGGAAACTGTTTCGAAATACATCTGTGTAGTGTATCGGATGATGGCCGCGAAGGTGCGAACAGGCGACGTTGAATCATATACGGACCTGGAACCGGCACCGCAACAAAACCtacaatactcgtatattttaGCCATGATATACGGGGGGCAATCGAATTGAAATCTATGCGTTTCCTCTCCACCACAcaattaataatattataaaattGCCTACCGCTTGATTGGCAGTTATTTACAATACAAGTGCCACGGTTTTTGGCTATTGTTTTTCATACGAATGTACTCGCGATtccatccgatccgatccgttccgatccgatccccaTTGCCCTTtacccagtgcccagtgcccagtggcCATTCCATCCCAGCAACAATCTTTATGGTACTAAATGGTTGTAAATCTATACAAAATCTATAAATATGAATaacaaaatatgtacatatataataaaaccCCTCCAGAGTCCGGGCtcgaatattattaaatataataaataacagGGCAAATAATTCGAGCAGCACTCGATCGATTTCAAGTGGAGGCCCGTGGATCCCGAAACCCGAAACCCGAAACCCCAATCCCCATGCAGTTGACGACTCTCAAGTTGACgacgcgtcgcgtcgcgtcgagtcGCGACAGTCGGGCGATCATTTATGGGCCCCCCTCCACATAGATATGGCCACGATCTGGTGCGTTTTCCCCTGCTTTCCACTCCACAAAGCTCTACAAATGGTTTTCATCAATGGTGGATGTCGtccgcagtcgcagtcgcagtcgaagtcgaagtcgcagtcgcagtcgatGGTTCGGGTGGTTCGTGGATCGATGGATCGCTGGATCGCTGGATCGTGCCACATAATAAGCTGGAGTCTGGCCGTGTATAAATTTAGTCCGCTTTCGGCAGTGAAGCTAGAACCTAGTTACAATTTCAATATCAACTAGCAAAAAGAATTCCCTAGGGAAAGTGACAAAAGAAATAGTAACTGAAATAGTAACTAACCAGGTATATCCATCAATGATCCTAtaatattgtttgttttatttttaagtgATTCAATGTAAGCGTGATATTATGTTCAAGTATAGCCTGAAAAGTATCTTCCATTCGCTAATCGCCAAGTATCCTTTGAGTTGAGTTCAAAGACAATCCTAGATCTGCTTTCACGAGCTTAAAGGAGTGTCAGAGATGGGAAGCATCCAAAGGAAAGACAACTAAATGCTACTCCGAATGAGTTACCTTTAGGGATCTTTCGATCTTCCCATCTCAAGAACCTCTCGGGACCTGTCAGATCCCAGGCTATTCGTGTGTCTCCACTTACAgctggttgtttttttttgaaaaacgTTCGCTTTGTTGTTGAAGTTGAAGTGAAAAGAGTCGTCAAGTGTTTGTGATCGATTGTGTGTGCGGTGCTCCCAAGTGGCTGATCGTAAATCTGCGCCACAATCGGCCGAGATACCTGGAAACTctcaacgacaacaacaaatgatCGAAATTTCCGATTTCCCCAACACAACAACAGTgcgaggagcagagcagagcagagtagTAGTATGATTCAATCAGTTTCGAGTGGCGCACGGCAACCTGTCGTCGTCCGAGGCTAAATATATACAATGAGAATACTCTAGAGGCAGACATTCCCACATACATACGggtatattatatacatatgtacgtttaTTTGAACACCTAAGTGTATATTTGATTTCGTGTGCACGCTCACAGGAGGGGAAAAGTGTAAAAGGGGGGAAAAAGGCTGTTGGCTTATCAATTATTTGATTAATATTTGGTTGCTTCTGTCTCTCGgactcgctctctgtctcgcttATCAATTAATTGAGTCAAATTCTGTAAATTGTCCGAATGTCAAGACCAAGAAGCAAACAAAGCCCATCCATATGCATCTTCGGGTgcaataaatatacaatatacaacaCGTTTACGTATATTTGTACGGATATTAGGTTGATAATTTGATTGACAGCTGCTCGGCCCCACAGAAAGACCCAGCAGCAACCCATGGGGGTATCGCCGACAGCAAAATCAATAgaatatttacattttcatgcctttatacatatgtgtatggtTTCTGCCCTTTAAAAAAATATGGTATATGGAATATCTAACGAATCGCTCCTTTGAGTCAGAACCAATGTGTCCATTTACTGGTTTACTAGCTTCCTTTTTTTATACACGTTACTCGTTACTTTTGTaatcaaattatttatttcccccaccagtctctctctctcgctcactcttaTGCACTCGACGAATGTGCAAAACATGTTTACTCGTTACTTGTTTAATAGTTACTTGAATTATTTACTCGACATTTTTTACTCGTTGCTCGTTACTTTTTGCCCATTGTTAAACTATTTGATATGTTGACCCACCACACTTCCCAACACACCTCTATCTTTCTcttctccttttccttctGTTCTTGCTCGTTTCGTTCGATACTCGTCCGGCCGACCGAATAGAAAAATACCTACTGTCCTGTGCTGCTCAAATCAGTAGTCGTTCAGTTGAAATTCAGTTTCGTTTCGGATCAGTCCTACTCTAGTCTGGACCCTAGTCCAGCGCCCCAAATACTACACAGAGGCATCTAGCAAAATTGAAACATAGGAAACACACAGCGAAAGGTTCATTGGACCATACTTCGAGCCGGATAAGCCACAACATCCCTAATCCGTAactgcttttcttttcgttgCAGTTTACATTATGGGTCTACTAAGCGAGGGCAGTCCACTCTCCTGGGAGGAGACCAAGGTGCTGGCCGATCATGTGCGCGAGCATGGCGTGAATCAGTTCATAAATCTCTACCACAGACTGAAGGACCGCCAGGGGGACATCCTCAAGTGGGGCGACGAGGTGGAGTACATCATTGTGAAGTTCGATGAGAAGCATAAGGTGGCACGCGTGGCGTTGATCGCCCAGGACCTGCTGGCCCAGCTAAACGAAAAGGAGATGGCCGATCCCAAGGGCGTGAAGTCGCTGTGGCGTCCCGAATACGGTGCCTACATGATCGAGGGTACGCCCGGCAAGCCCTTCGGCGGACTGATGGCCCACTTCAATCTGGTGGAGGCCAATATGCGCTATCGTCGCGAGGAGGTCAccgagctgctggccaaggaCGAGTGCGTCATGTCGATCACAAACTTTCCGCGCCTCGGATCCCCCAACTTTACATACCCCTTGGCCCAGCCCCGTCCAGAGGATCCCCTCAGCTCGGCCCGTTCCCTCTACTTTCCCGACGAGGCAATATTCCCGGGACATCCACGCTTCAAGACGCTCACCCGCAACATTCGCATGCGGCGCGGCGAGAAGGTCTCCATCAAGCTGAAGGGTAAGCGTCTGCGACTGCGTCTGGCCAAAAAAAGCATTCACTGATCttcatcctccatcctccatacTCTGCAGTGTTCAAAGACGCCAAGACAAAGCTGCCCGTGGAGGGGGCACCGCCGGGCGAGCCGGATGTGGTGCTGCTGGACGCCATGGGCTTTGGcatgggctgctgctgcctgcagcTAACCTTTCAGGCCTGCAACATCACAGAGGCGCGTCGCCTGTACGATCAGCTGGCCCCCCTGTGCCCCATCATGCTGGCCCTGACGGCGGCCAGCCCCATCTACCGCGGCTACCTCACAGAGTCGGACTGCCGCTGGAACGTGATCAGCTCGTCGGTGGACTGCCGCACCGAGGAGGAGCGCGGCCTGGCGCCGCTCGAGAACCAAAAGTTCCGGATCGCCAAGTCGCGGTACGACTCCATCGACTCGTACCTGTCCCCGGAGGGGGCCAAGTACAACGATGTGCCCATAACCTATGACGAGCAGGTGTACAACCGCCTGGTCGAGGGCGGCATTGACCATCTGCTGGCCCAGCATGTGGCCCATCTCTTCATTCGCGACACGGTGTCGCTGTTCAGCGAGAAGGTCCACCAGAACGACAACGAGGACACCGATCATTTTGAGAACATTCAGTCGACCAACTGGCAGACGATGCGCTTcaagccgccgccgcccaacAGTTCGATTGGTTGGCGCGTGGAGTTCCGCCCGTGCGAGGCGCAGATCAGTGACTTTGAGAACGCCGCCATCGTCTGTTTCGTCGTCCTGCTCACCCGTGTCATTCTCTCGTACCAGCTGAACTTTTTGACGCCCATTAGCAAGGTGGACGAGAACATGCAGACGGCACAGAAGCGCGACGCCTGCCGTGCGGAGAAATTCTGGTTCCGCAAATCATCAAAGACCACCGAACAGCGGgcggcccaggcccaggccaaggGCGGGCTCCACATCAATGGCTGGCAGACACCCGAGGCGGCAGAGAATGGCAACGGCACGGCCaccaacggcaatggcaatggcaacgaaGATGAGAAAGAGGAA
The sequence above is a segment of the Drosophila pseudoobscura strain MV-25-SWS-2005 chromosome X, UCI_Dpse_MV25, whole genome shotgun sequence genome. Coding sequences within it:
- the Gclc gene encoding glutamate--cysteine ligase encodes the protein MGLLSEGSPLSWEETKVLADHVREHGVNQFINLYHRLKDRQGDILKWGDEVEYIIVKFDEKHKVARVALIAQDLLAQLNEKEMADPKGVKSLWRPEYGAYMIEGTPGKPFGGLMAHFNLVEANMRYRREEVTELLAKDECVMSITNFPRLGSPNFTYPLAQPRPEDPLSSARSLYFPDEAIFPGHPRFKTLTRNIRMRRGEKVSIKLKVFKDAKTKLPVEGAPPGEPDVVLLDAMGFGMGCCCLQLTFQACNITEARRLYDQLAPLCPIMLALTAASPIYRGYLTESDCRWNVISSSVDCRTEEERGLAPLENQKFRIAKSRYDSIDSYLSPEGAKYNDVPITYDEQVYNRLVEGGIDHLLAQHVAHLFIRDTVSLFSEKVHQNDNEDTDHFENIQSTNWQTMRFKPPPPNSSIGWRVEFRPCEAQISDFENAAIVCFVVLLTRVILSYQLNFLTPISKVDENMQTAQKRDACRAEKFWFRKSSKTTEQRAAQAQAKGGLHINGWQTPEAAENGNGTATNGNGNGNEDEKEEEPLNNGTSAKMNGHENGHSRKAQTNGTSNGTLNGGSTTSTSTNGVDSDHTDTDDEENELFQLLTINEIFNGKSNVFPGLVPLIRSYLQSMEVDTDTHCTIEQYLRFIEKRAAGELITTATWMRQQVLNHPDYKQDSVVTEGINYDMLKLIQGIQEGKHVEPALLGQGYHSKTKTKDFIPPALQKQLAKNGCCEDNDK